Part of the Microcoleus sp. FACHB-68 genome is shown below.
ACGCTGGGTAACGAACTCAGGCAGTTTATCCCTGCCCACTTGGGGCTTAATGTGAAGCAGTTGGTTAAAGACGGGCCTGAGCTTGATCAGGGTGCAATTGGCAAAATTTTGGATGACTTTATACGCACTCTAGAGTACGGCATTGGAGGCCGGCAGTAATGCTCAATACCCTGCCCATTGCTATCAAAAATATCGATATTGTTCGTTGAACTTAATCTTTGTAATTGCAATCACTCCCATGAAGACAACCGCTGAGTTGTCTTGATTCGCAATAGGTTTGCTCAACCTATACAAATGATCATCCGATGACAAATAGCAACCAAAAGAATAATGTCAAACCCAATTAGAGCCGGCTAATAAAAGATGCTCAAGTTATAAAGCTCATTGGTAATCAACAAAGCCTTGTCATTACAAATTATCTACGCACAATCTAGAGAAAATTATGCTGAAACAATTTGAAGATCTCACCCGAACCGTTCGCAATCTACACACTGTTACGGATTTGCTCAAATCGATGGGCGAAAAAACAGAAAATGTTTTTGACATCGAAGATAACTTTCGAGGCAGTGATCAGATGAAGGTGTGCGTCGAACGGGTTAAAGCCATCCCGGAAGCCCGCGCTATGATGGAAAGCCGCTATCTCGGCCCTGAAATCGATCTCGAAGCTTTATCAAATTTACCCCCAGGCACGCTTGGTCATACCTATGCCACCGTGATGAAAGCCTTGGGCTTCGACCCCAACTTTTACCGTCGCCGTGATGTTAAAACCGATGCAGACTGGGTGACGATGCGCTTACGGAAAACCCACGATATTGTACACCTGATAACAGGCTTTGGGCCTACCGGCGGCGAGTTGGGAGTGTTGGCAATTCACGCAGTTCAGATAGGCTATCCGATGGGTGTGTTGCTTCAGGTTGCTAGTATGGGTTTAGCGCTTAAGCGCCAACCGGAGAAGCTTGACTATGTAACGCAGCAGTCGGCAAGAGGCATGGGGATGGCAATACAAATTAAACCGCTGATTGCTCAGCGTTGGGAAGCCGGTTGGGACAAACCTGTGCGGCAATGGCGTGAGGAATTAAATATTACGAATCCTGTCATTGATGAACCCTACAGTCTGAAGAACCGGCTGCCAAGTTTGGATCTGGACTGGTAAAACCACAGAGTAAAACAATCTTGTTTAGGGATGTTTGTGGAATAAATGCAACTTTTATTCCACAAATATCCCTAGCCTAGACAATGATAGATGTTTATTAAAAGGAAAGAAAAACTCAATAATAATACCCTTGAGTTTTTCTTTTTTTATTCATATAAAATTAATTGAATAAATCGTGAACGAAAGCCTAGCCAAAATTAAAAAATTGTTGATTAATACATAGCTTTATTTTGCCACACCGGCCTTTATTTAGCCATCAACAATTTTATTTTTGTTTGGAATACTTTCGCGAGAAATTGATTCCAAGCAGGCTTATTTAGAAAAAGTCGATTCTGTATAGTCAGGCAGTATTTCTGAAAGTTCTTCAAGTTTCGGATCAACCGCCTGAAGATGTTGCTCTAAAATGGCAAGGTTGCGTATATTCGATTTATAGTAAGCATCAAACAAATCACCGATCAATGGAACTGTCCCCACAACAGCTTCTAAGCCAACATTAAAAATCATTTTTGCCAAGAATTCGCGGGGAATGTTAAACCGGGCGGCTAGATAAATGATGTAAGCTGAAAAGGCTGTACTTACTAAATCACCGGCACCGGGAACTAAGCCCAGAATAGGGTCTATGCCAATGCGAAAACGCGTGCCAGGGATGCCGATGGCTGTATCCATCAGCCGGCTGAGTTTGCGGATGCGGTTGAGAGTCGCTAAACGTTGTGTAGTGTTCATAATTAATAATAGTGCCATAAGCAACCGCGACGGGTCTTATACCTTAAGACTGAAAGCAGAGTGGAACTTAAGCTCAAAACTGCAACCTTTTCCTCGCCATTTGATAGATAAAACATGAGGAGTCCGAAAAAACAAAGCGCTTTTAAATGGAGCCGGCAAAGCTTGCGCCAAGCGTTATCCGTGTTTCAGTACAGCGGGAAGGCATTAGGCTTAGTCTGGACAACCAGCCGCACGCTGACAGTAATTTTTGCCCTTCTTACCTTAGTCGCCGGCATCCTGCCAGCCGCCGTTGCTTATGCCGGCAAATTAATTGTCGATAGCGTCATCAGTGCTTCTCAAAGTGGACTGGCAAGCGATCGCTGGACGGCTATCAGCTACGTGGGATTAGAAGCGCTTGTTGTGATGCTACTTGCCGGCACACAACGCGGTTTAAGCGTTTGCCAGTCCTTGTTGCGCGTGCTGCTGGGTCAAAAAGTCAATGTTTTAATCTTAGAAAAAGCGCTGACTCTCGATCTCGTTCACTTCGAGGATTCAGAATTTTACGACAAAATGACACAGGCGCGGCATGAAGCATCCAGCCGGCCTTTGAGTTTAGTCAGTCGCACCTTTAAGCTAGTGCAAGACGCCCTTTCTTTGATTACTTACGGCGGCTTACTATTACAGTTTTCAGGATGGGCAGTTGTTGTACTGGTAATCACAGCCATTCCTCCCTTCTTTGCCGAAACGCGCTTTGCCGGCGAAGCTTTCCGTTTATTCCGGTGGCGTTCCCCAGAAACCCGACAACAGCATTATTTAGAAACTCTAATTGCGCGTGAAGACTTCGCAAAAGAAGTTCAACTTTATCAATTAGGGCCGGTATTACTCGGACGTTATCGTAACATTTTTCACCGGCTTTATGGCGAAGACCGTGACCTCACCCTGCGGCGTGGTTTTTGGGGGTATTTATTAGGGCTACTAAGTACAACTGCCTTTTATCTCGCCTATGCCTGGATCGTTTTAGAAACCATTGTCGGTCGTATTTCTCTGGGAGATATGACCATGTATTTAATGGTATTTCGGCAAGGACAAACCACCTTTGCCGGCACACTCAGCGCCATTGGCGGAATGTACGAAGATAACCTTTATCTTGCCAATCTTTACGACTTTCTCAAGCAAGATATTTTTAAACAGCAAGGGAGAGTCACTCAAGGTTTAGTTGCAAATGATGGCATTCGTTTTGAAAATGTCTCCTTTACTTATCCCGGAAGCCAACAGCCGGCCCTTAAAAATATATCATTCCACCTTAAACCAGGGGAAAAACTCGCAATTGTTGGTAAAAATGGCTCTGGAAAGACAACCTTAATCAAACTGCTGACACGCTTATATACCCCTTCTGCCGGTCGTATTCTACTCGATGGGTTAGACTTGCAAGAATGGGATGTGGGTATTTTGCGCCGGCGCATTGGTGTAATTTTTCAAGATTTTGTTCGCTACCAGTTTACTGTGGGCGAAAATGTAGGGGTGGGTGATGTAGAACGCTTAGAAGACGAAGCCGGCTGGGAAATTGCCGCAGAAAAAGGGATGGCGCGACCTTTTATTGAAACTATGCCAGAAAGCTTTAAAACTCAATTAGGCCGGTGGTTTAAATCAGGAATTGAACTTTCTGGGGGTCAATGGCAAAAAATCGCTTTGTCACGGGCATTCATGCGAACCAAAGCTGATATTTTAGTGCTGGATGAACCCACAGCCGCGATGGATGCAGAAGCCGAATTTGAAATTTTTGAGCGCTTCCGCACCCTGACTCAAAAACAAATGGTTTTCCTGATTTCTCATCGCTTTTCTACCGTGCGAATGGCGGACAAAATTGCAGTCATCGAAGCCGGCGAACTGATAGAAGAAGGAACCCACGAAGAATTACTGCAAGCAAATGGACGCTACGCCCAACTTTTTACAATTCAAGCAGCAGGATACCAATAACCTGTAAAATCTTCAGTAACCTAATCCAGGCTAAAAATAGCCTTACATCCAGCCGATATGCCGGCTAAACAACGACTCGACACCCTATTAGTAGAACTCAACCTCTGTGAATCGCGGCAGTTGGCCCAAAGGCTGATCCGTGCCGGCGAAGTAATGGTAAATCAGCAGGTGATTGATAAACCAGGTACGGAAGTCGATCCGGCGGCACAAATTAAAGTAAAAGCCCGTTCGCCCTATGTTTCCAGAGGCGGCGAAAAACTGGCAAAAGCCTTAGAAGTCTTTGCGATTCCCGTACAAGGGCGAATTTGCCTTGATGGGGGCATTTCCACCGGCGGCTTTACTGACTGCCTTCTACAAGCCGGTGCGGAGTGTGTTTACGGCATTGATGTTGGCTACGGGCAGGTTGATTGGCGTCTGCGAAATGATCCGCGCGTGTTGTTGAGAGAACGCACGAATCTACGAAACTTGACAAAAATTGACTTGTATAGTGAAGATTCACCGTTACCAGATTTAGGTGTGGTGGATGTGTCGTTTATTTCCCTAAGCAAAATTATGCCGGCACTGTGGGATCTCCTGCAATCACCCAGAGAGGCAGTGTTGCTGGTGAAACCGCAGTTTGAAGTGGGAAGATCACGAGTGGGTAAAAAGGGTGTTGTGCGAGATCCGGCGGATCATGCGGATGCGATCGCCCAAGTCTTGCAAGCTGCCGGTGGTTTGGGATGGCAGTATCGCGGTTTAACCTGGTCGCCAATTGTCGGGCCGGCAGGTAATATTGAGTATCTGTTGTGGTTGGCAATGGAAAGTTTGCTGCCAATGCCAGATTTAAAGGAAATCACCCAAATTACTGAAACTGCGGTGCGAGAATTGAAACCGAAGCCGGCTTAAATGGGTGAGAAGTGCCGGTAGAAATTGCCCTAAAAATCGCTGACAAAAATTTAAGATTTCATCGATAATTCTTGCCGCAAACGATCAATAACGGTGTTCGGTTCCACCTGATTTAAAATGTCTTGAATAATCGTATCGGAACCCATTGGACCCCATGTACAACCTTGTTCCAGATACACTTGCGCTGCATGACCGACGGTGTAGGCTCCATAACCGGCTAAACTGGCTTGAGCAACTGCAGCGCCGGCATAAGCCGTAATCCCACCCCCATCACCCGCCGCACCGGCAGCCGCACCGGCACTTTTGCTAATTCCCAAAACTAAGCTACTGCCCATTTCACTGAGTAACAAACCGCCGGCACTCAACAAAATCGTTTTCCAAAGTTTACCCGCTTCATAGCCGGTCATCGGCAATCCGTACAGCCGCGCCAATGAGCGAATCAGCGCCAAATCCGCCACCACTCCTCCCAACAAGTCTAAAAAGGCAAAAGGGTTGACGCCAACAGCCAAAGCTTTATATTTAGCAAATTCCCAAATCAGGTCTTCTGCTGCCTTTTGACGAGAATCTAGTGTTTTACTTGCAATATTTGCTTGAGCGTCTCTCGCTTGAATCAAGGCATTCAACGCCAAAAGTGATCGCCCTTCTCGATTCAGAATATTAAGAATTTTCTGCTGAAGTTCCTCGACTTGCGGTGGCGGGGTTTCCCATTCGTTCGTGATCCGACCATCGGGCCACTCAATTCGCACCGGCAGAGGCATCGGTTCTGCCGCCACCATGACAATATCATCGGGAGATAGGGCATTGGGCATTGGGGATGGGGCATTGGGCATTGGGGATGGGGCATTAGACGTTGAGGGCATTTCCCCCTCTCCCACTCTCCCCTTTTCCTTCTCGCCGGCAGCTAACTGTTGCAGTTGTTGGTAAATCGCTTGCCGGTCTTGTTCGGGATAAAGGTCGATTTTGTTAAAGACTAAAATTAGGGGTTTGCGCGTCTTCCGCAGCTCAGATAAGGCTTTATACTCAGTGCGGGTAATATCGCCGGCAACGACGAACAAAATTAAATCGGATTGGTGGGCCACATCTCTCGCCATCTGCGCCCTGACCTGGCCATCGACTTCATCCAATCCAGGGGTATCAATTAACTCGACCTGCACTTTACCGTCAGGATTGGGCATCCAGCGCACCGAACGCGGCCATTGAGTGACGCCGTTAATTGGGCCGGTTTGCAAAATTTTCTGGCCGAGTAAGGCATTCAAAACCGCTGATTTGCCACGACTGACTAAACCAAAGGCAGCAATGCGAATCATGCTTTGGTCTAGCTTAGCGAGATTTCCCGACAAAACATCAAGCTGTTTCTGCATGGCAGATTGCAGTTCTGTATCTTTGGCAAGTTGTGGCTGCCGGCGCACATGAGAATACCAGGACAGCGTTTGCCGCAGACTCGCACGGGCGCGGTTAAAATGAGTGTCTTGCTTAGATGCCTGACGCTCAACATTGGGATTGGGTTGGGGCGATTGAGGATTACTCAAGGTTAGATGGGGAAAGACACCTGCATATTCATTATCGTTGGAGAATTTGTCGAACTTCAATACAATTTAATTTCGGTTTTCCGACAGATATTTACTCATATTGAGTGGGAATCACTCATAAATTACTGGATGTTTTACTTAAATATGGTTTAATTTCCTTGGCATTAAACCGGCCAAAATTATATTTATTAAATAGCTAACAATTAATTCAAAGCTTTTATCTGTTTTAGCTATTACCTTATTTCTAGGATGAGTAGAGCGATAGCCCTGCCCATCCTATCTTTGCCATCGCTCATTCGGCAGTTTGAGGAGTCAGCCGGCTCGCAACTTGCTTGACAAAAGATTGCAAAAATGCAGCCTGCTGATTTTGCTGAAATACACTTTGCAGTGTTTTCCCCAACTTGTCAAAATTCAAAGGTTTCTCATCAGAAACCGGCACTGCAACATCTTGAGCTTGGAAATATTCAATCAAACTCACCCCCGCAATTCGCGTCAGATAAGCAGCACTCACGCCTTGAATTGCGCCGCCGGCAACAAAGGTAATTGCATTACTTTTGAGGACGGTACTAATTGTTTTTGTGGAAAGTTCAACTAACCCCAACTTCAGCATAAAAGTTGCCATTGTCGTAGCAATTGCCTGGGCTTGCTGGAGGGAAAACTTTTGCTGGTAAATGGCACCGAGATCAACAACAAGCTGAGAGGCAATTGCGCCGGTTGCAAGCAAATCGAGGGCGGGAACAGGGTTGGCAAAGGCGGCTGCGGCAGCAATCCACTGATATTGCTCGATTGCCGGCATGGCGCGATCACGTCTTATACGATTCAATGCCGTTTTTGCTTCTAATTTCAATGCACCGGCTGCCCGCAGGGTACTTGCAAATACCAGCTTTTGGGCATCCTCTGCCAGAATTTGGCAGAGCCGGCTCGTGAGAGAATTAATCTCTGGTGCCGGCACCTCTTGCCACTCCTTGACTGAACCATCCGGTTGATGCTGGCGGACTTTCACCGGCACAGGGGAAGCGGAAATCGCCATCACATCCCCACTATTTAGGATTTCTTTAATCCTGAATTGCTGCTGCTGCAAAACGGTTGCTCGTTCTTCGGGCAAATATTGGTCTTGCTTATTCCACAGCAAAATAGTTCGCACACCTGCGGATGTTAGTTGTTGCAGGGTTTGGCATTCCGGTTCAGTTAAATCGCCGGTGATCACAAACAGCACCAAGTCTGAGGCAATTGCCAATTCTAGGGCATTTTTCTGGGCAGTGGTTCCGCTATCCGTCCCCGCAAACAATGCCGGTGTCTCTGTGAAGGTGATTGGCTGGAGTTGCGGCATGGCAGACTTTAACGCTTGGATCAGCGTTGTTTTACCGGCTGCCTTCCCACCAGTAACAGCAAGGCGAATTTCCTGCCGGTCTAACTCAGCTTTGAGCTGGTTTCCCCGTTCCCCCATTGTCTGGCACACACCCTTGATCGCCGCTTGAGAATTGGCATCGAGGTTTTGTGTCTCAGCCTCCAGATGCCCAATCATGGTTTCTGCTTCTGCGAGGGCTTTTTCTACCGTTTGCCGGTCTAGAAGCGCCAGTGTTGGAGTCGGTTTGATTTTGGGCGTTCCTTGCTGAAGCCACCACGCCGCCGCGCCGGCTCCGATCACCCCCAAAACCGTCCACTCACCCACCTGCACAACTGAGTGATGGAGACTTTCTAACAACCACAGGGAAAATGAAAGACCAATGCCCCCAATTAAAATGGGTCGCCGCAAGTTGACAGCCATAGACAGAATTTAAGATTTTGTTTGGGATCGTGCCGGCAAAAGATAAAACAAGGTTAGACCTTGCTTTAGCTTCACACGCTTCACTGCATCTCATTCTACCTTTAGGGGCACTGCTGCGTAGGGTTGCCCGGTGCCGGTGAAATCACAATCACTTTTTCACAGATTCATTCACAATGAATACCCAAAGAAAAATCTTTTACGGAAGGATATGTTAACTCGTCAAACTGAATTGTTCCCTAAATTTCGCCGTAAGCACAGGATAGGCAAGGGTTAGGGCGCTGACTATCCCTTACTCAACCTTAGATAAAGCCCGTCAAGCAATCTTGAGCAGGATGTACGATCCGTTACCTGAGGCGACGCGAACCTACACGCGAAGCAAACGCTCTCGCTGGCTTTCCCTAGACCTATCTTTAAAAAATAGTTCGTCAAACCATTGACTTTCCGCCAAGGTAGTGCGATTCAATAATAGGTATTCTCAGGTAATCTTTTCTAAGGATAATTTGATGAGGTTCAATCAGTCCTTCTGTACCTTCATGGCCGCTACCGCTTTAGCTGCGCCATTAGTTTCACTGAGTGTCAAAAGCACCCAAGCTCAAACTGAAAATCTCACGTTTACGCTCATCAACAGAGCAAGCAGTCCTTTAACAGAGTTTTACACCTCTCCTACCGGCGTTAATAACTGGGAAAGAGATATTTTAGGGGTGGATGTGCTCAACCGGGGAGAGTCCGCACAAGTGAGCATTGCCGACGGTCGTCGCACCTGCATCTACGACATCAGGGGTATCTTCGCTGACGGTGAAACGGTCGAAGACTACCGCGTCAATCTTTGCGATCTACAGAGTTACGAGTTCTTCGACCGTTCGCCGAACGGCTCGTCCGACCGCTCGCCGGTACGCGCTTTGTGGTAATCGTCCCCTAAGGCTCATGATAATTAGCGCTAACGCTCAAACACACAAAAGTCACCCAAAGGCTTTGCGATAATGATTGCCAGCTCTGGCCGGCTGGCAATTGCTGAAACGACAGAAGGGAAAGCCTTCGACACGCATCTACTTATTTTTATTAGAAAAACTCGCTGGAATTTCTATCGCGCTAAAAACTAAGCCCTGCAATCAGATCTGATTACAGGGCTTTTAAAGTTTTTATTTGGTGGCGGGAAGTGGATTTGAACCACTGACCTTCGGGTTATGAGCCCGACGAGCTACCAGACTGCTCTATCCCGCGTCGCTTTGTCGCTTTTATTAATATAACTCGGAACCTAACAAATTGGCAACCCCTCTAGACAAACTATTTTGAACTCCTGCCGGCGCAACTGCGATTTTGACTGTTGCGCTTTAGGGGTTGCCTTGTCAGCGTCATGAAAGAGTAGCGTCTAACCCTCAGCCTTAAGGGCCGATCATCCGAGTCAGAAACTGACTGCTGCTGAAACGACGGCAGTACAGCTACTGGCACAAGCGTCTCACTAGACTGCTCCGATTGGGTTCGCTGCCCCTTCTCCTTATCGGCCTACACCTGCCGGCTGCCGGAGTGTCTCACCTGCCGTAAAGCCGGCTAAAACTGGCTGCTGCGGTTCTTGCCGCTGCTTGATAGTTTGCAGTTGTAACAATAAGGTTTCAATTTCTGCTTGGAGATGCAGGAACTTCACTTGCTGATCGGCTTGATAAGGAGACTTCATCGATTCTATCGGTTTATTTCTAATGGGTGACGACACCAGAGCATCGCTAGACCCTGGGGACTGAGTACAAGTGGATGGACAATTTGACATCTGTAATTGGTTAGTCATTTTTGCCTACTCACACCATGACGTATTGTAACCTGAACTATAAATTAATTTGCATCCAATTTGTCAATTTTCTGCTTGTGTCAGTTTCTCAACTGACTGAGATTTTTACCAGCATCTGATCAAAGGCGTAGGCTTTCTGGAGGATCGAGGTAAACTAAAGGTTAAAACTAATTTTGTTTGCATCTGAACCCCTAAAAACCGTGACTCTGAGCCTGTCTGCTGCTGATTCTCATGCCTCTGGGGCAAACCTTCATACGGGCGACCAGCCGGTCGCTGCTAAAGGCTGGCCCGGTCTGATCAAAGCCTATCGGTCTTACCTGCCTGTGACAGATACCACGCCGGTAGTGACCCTGCAAGAGGGCAACACCCCTCTCATCCCCGTTCCCTCGATTGCCAAGCTGGTTGGTAAAGAGGTGAGAGTTTTTGTGAAATATGATGGTCTCAACCCCACCGGCAGCTTTAAAGACCGGGGAATGACAATGGCCATTTCCAAAGCCAAGGAAGCCGGAGCGCAGGCAGTGATTTGTGCCAGCACCGGCAATACCTCAGCCGCAGCAGCAGCTTATGCACGGCGGGGGGGGATGCGAGCCTTTGTTCTGATTCCGGAAGGCTATGTGGCGCTGGGTAAGTTGGCGCAGGCGTTGGTGTATGGGGCTGAAGTTCTATCAATTAAGGGAAATTTTGACCGGGCGCTGGAGATTGTGCGGGATATGGCGTCTCACTATCCGGTGACGCTGGTAAACTCGGTCAATCCCTACCGGCTGGAAGGTCAGAAAACCGCTGCATTTGAGGTGGTAGACGTTCTCGGTGATGCCCCCGACTGGCTGTGTATTCCCGTGGGTAATGCGGGGAATATCACTGCATACTGGATGGGTTTTTGTCAATACCATCAGGAAGGAAAATGCGGTCGCTTACCGCGAATGATGGGATTTCAAGCAGCCGGTGCAGCCCCCATCGTCACCGGCGCACCTGTGACCAATCCAGAAACTTTGGCCACAGCGATTCGGATCGGCAACCCGGCCAACTGGGAGCGGGCACTCGCGGCGGGAGAAGCGAGCCAAGGGCAATTTAATGCTGTCACAGACGAGGAAATTTTAGAGGCTTATCGTCTACTGGCTAGCCAAGAAGGTATTTTTTGTGAACCGGCGAGTGCTGCATCCGTCGCCGGCTTACTGAAAGTGAAAGATCGCGTTCCTGCCGGCGCAACCGTGGTTTGCGTGCTCACCGGCAACGGTCTTAAAGACCCAGATAGTGCCATCCATCACTGTAACAACGCATTTAAGCAGGGGAT
Proteins encoded:
- a CDS encoding DUF697 domain-containing protein, with product MAVNLRRPILIGGIGLSFSLWLLESLHHSVVQVGEWTVLGVIGAGAAAWWLQQGTPKIKPTPTLALLDRQTVEKALAEAETMIGHLEAETQNLDANSQAAIKGVCQTMGERGNQLKAELDRQEIRLAVTGGKAAGKTTLIQALKSAMPQLQPITFTETPALFAGTDSGTTAQKNALELAIASDLVLFVITGDLTEPECQTLQQLTSAGVRTILLWNKQDQYLPEERATVLQQQQFRIKEILNSGDVMAISASPVPVKVRQHQPDGSVKEWQEVPAPEINSLTSRLCQILAEDAQKLVFASTLRAAGALKLEAKTALNRIRRDRAMPAIEQYQWIAAAAAFANPVPALDLLATGAIASQLVVDLGAIYQQKFSLQQAQAIATTMATFMLKLGLVELSTKTISTVLKSNAITFVAGGAIQGVSAAYLTRIAGVSLIEYFQAQDVAVPVSDEKPLNFDKLGKTLQSVFQQNQQAAFLQSFVKQVASRLTPQTAE
- a CDS encoding GTP-binding protein; the protein is MRQTLSWYSHVRRQPQLAKDTELQSAMQKQLDVLSGNLAKLDQSMIRIAAFGLVSRGKSAVLNALLGQKILQTGPINGVTQWPRSVRWMPNPDGKVQVELIDTPGLDEVDGQVRAQMARDVAHQSDLILFVVAGDITRTEYKALSELRKTRKPLILVFNKIDLYPEQDRQAIYQQLQQLAAGEKEKGRVGEGEMPSTSNAPSPMPNAPSPMPNALSPDDIVMVAAEPMPLPVRIEWPDGRITNEWETPPPQVEELQQKILNILNREGRSLLALNALIQARDAQANIASKTLDSRQKAAEDLIWEFAKYKALAVGVNPFAFLDLLGGVVADLALIRSLARLYGLPMTGYEAGKLWKTILLSAGGLLLSEMGSSLVLGISKSAGAAAGAAGDGGGITAYAGAAVAQASLAGYGAYTVGHAAQVYLEQGCTWGPMGSDTIIQDILNQVEPNTVIDRLRQELSMKS
- the thrC gene encoding threonine synthase, giving the protein MIKAYRSYLPVTDTTPVVTLQEGNTPLIPVPSIAKLVGKEVRVFVKYDGLNPTGSFKDRGMTMAISKAKEAGAQAVICASTGNTSAAAAAYARRGGMRAFVLIPEGYVALGKLAQALVYGAEVLSIKGNFDRALEIVRDMASHYPVTLVNSVNPYRLEGQKTAAFEVVDVLGDAPDWLCIPVGNAGNITAYWMGFCQYHQEGKCGRLPRMMGFQAAGAAPIVTGAPVTNPETLATAIRIGNPANWERALAAGEASQGQFNAVTDEEILEAYRLLASQEGIFCEPASAASVAGLLKVKDRVPAGATVVCVLTGNGLKDPDSAIHHCNNAFKQGIDPSLSAVASVMGF
- a CDS encoding DUF4112 domain-containing protein; the protein is MALLLIMNTTQRLATLNRIRKLSRLMDTAIGIPGTRFRIGIDPILGLVPGAGDLVSTAFSAYIIYLAARFNIPREFLAKMIFNVGLEAVVGTVPLIGDLFDAYYKSNIRNLAILEQHLQAVDPKLEELSEILPDYTESTFSK
- a CDS encoding Coq4 family protein, with translation MLKQFEDLTRTVRNLHTVTDLLKSMGEKTENVFDIEDNFRGSDQMKVCVERVKAIPEARAMMESRYLGPEIDLEALSNLPPGTLGHTYATVMKALGFDPNFYRRRDVKTDADWVTMRLRKTHDIVHLITGFGPTGGELGVLAIHAVQIGYPMGVLLQVASMGLALKRQPEKLDYVTQQSARGMGMAIQIKPLIAQRWEAGWDKPVRQWREELNITNPVIDEPYSLKNRLPSLDLDW
- a CDS encoding ABC transporter ATP-binding protein is translated as MRSPKKQSAFKWSRQSLRQALSVFQYSGKALGLVWTTSRTLTVIFALLTLVAGILPAAVAYAGKLIVDSVISASQSGLASDRWTAISYVGLEALVVMLLAGTQRGLSVCQSLLRVLLGQKVNVLILEKALTLDLVHFEDSEFYDKMTQARHEASSRPLSLVSRTFKLVQDALSLITYGGLLLQFSGWAVVVLVITAIPPFFAETRFAGEAFRLFRWRSPETRQQHYLETLIAREDFAKEVQLYQLGPVLLGRYRNIFHRLYGEDRDLTLRRGFWGYLLGLLSTTAFYLAYAWIVLETIVGRISLGDMTMYLMVFRQGQTTFAGTLSAIGGMYEDNLYLANLYDFLKQDIFKQQGRVTQGLVANDGIRFENVSFTYPGSQQPALKNISFHLKPGEKLAIVGKNGSGKTTLIKLLTRLYTPSAGRILLDGLDLQEWDVGILRRRIGVIFQDFVRYQFTVGENVGVGDVERLEDEAGWEIAAEKGMARPFIETMPESFKTQLGRWFKSGIELSGGQWQKIALSRAFMRTKADILVLDEPTAAMDAEAEFEIFERFRTLTQKQMVFLISHRFSTVRMADKIAVIEAGELIEEGTHEELLQANGRYAQLFTIQAAGYQ
- a CDS encoding TlyA family RNA methyltransferase, coding for MPAKQRLDTLLVELNLCESRQLAQRLIRAGEVMVNQQVIDKPGTEVDPAAQIKVKARSPYVSRGGEKLAKALEVFAIPVQGRICLDGGISTGGFTDCLLQAGAECVYGIDVGYGQVDWRLRNDPRVLLRERTNLRNLTKIDLYSEDSPLPDLGVVDVSFISLSKIMPALWDLLQSPREAVLLVKPQFEVGRSRVGKKGVVRDPADHADAIAQVLQAAGGLGWQYRGLTWSPIVGPAGNIEYLLWLAMESLLPMPDLKEITQITETAVRELKPKPA